The following coding sequences are from one Arachis hypogaea cultivar Tifrunner chromosome 7, arahy.Tifrunner.gnm2.J5K5, whole genome shotgun sequence window:
- the LOC112702829 gene encoding cyanate hydratase, protein MEDNSKASVVKKLQAVKQKNGKSYSQLAEETGLTNVYVAQLLKRQAQLKPQTAPKLRAALPDLTDDLLEEMMRPPLRSYDPHLIQEPTVYRLNEAVMHFGESIKEIINEEFGDGIMSAIDFYCSVDKVKGVDGKDRVVVTFDGKYLPYSEQKSEHMVSRQTPHRN, encoded by the exons ATGGAGGATAATAGCAAAGCGAGCGTAGTGAAAAAGCTCCAAGCTGTGAAGCAGAAGAACGGCAAGTCGTACAGTCAGTTAGCGGAGGAAACCGGACTGACCAACGTCTATGTTGCCCAGCTCCTCAAAAGACAAGCTCAGCTCAAACCCCAAACTGCCCCTAAGCTCCGGGCAGCCCTCCCTGACCTGACCGATGATCTTTTGGAAGAGATGATGAGGCCCCCCTTGAGGTCTTATGACCCTCACCTCATCCAAGAACCCACTGTATATAG GTTGAATGAAGCTGTTATGCATTTTGGGGAGAGCATTAAAGAAATAATCAATGAAGAGTTTGGCGATGGGAT caTGTCAGCAATAGATTTCTACTGCTCAGTTGACAAAGTCAAAGGAGTAGATGGGAAAGATCGTGTGGTCGTGACATTTGATGGAAAATATTTGCCATATTCGGAGCAG AAATCAGAGCACATGGTTTCAAGACAAACGCCACACAGAAATTAA